Proteins found in one Solitalea lacus genomic segment:
- a CDS encoding cold-shock protein — translation MQTGVVKFFNSTKGFGFIKHDDSNNETFVHVTGLIDEIKENDRVQFELERGKKGMNAVNVKVI, via the coding sequence ATGCAAACAGGAGTAGTAAAATTCTTTAATTCAACCAAAGGTTTTGGTTTCATTAAGCACGATGATTCAAACAATGAAACATTCGTTCACGTGACCGGCCTTATCGACGAAATTAAAGAAAACGACCGTGTTCAATTTGAACTGGAAAGAGGTAAAAAAGGCATGAATGCAGTTAACGTAAAAGTTATCTAA
- a CDS encoding OstA-like protein encodes MKFRILFLLIIFLFCATNNFAQKKTTRVQIENSDDAEFRIKEGVSHFVGNCRFRHENALMYCDSADYFEKENRLNAFGNVRILQADTINVTAKRLIYDGNTRRAELFENVTLTDGKAVLTTEYLQYDMATRIGTYPNSGKITNQQNVLTSNTGYYFVGSKDAFFRHNVKINTPQTEITSDTIKYNTQNRIANFFGPTHIKGKDDYLYTENGWYNTSTDQAKFNERSFYQSGSKTLKGDTLYYDRRAGYGRAVKNVYFIDTADKVILTGGYGQYNKPSEIAYVTKRALLSIVQEKDTIFLTADTLKTTLSDPKQKSNKNGEISKDTTVVTKIQKKEQVNADDDMPPMGPGITEPMKPVSKTTDTLKRANEAKNVADSLLKKTDTTKVVKEDTTRYRILYAYKNVRMYKSDLQAVADSLVYTYSDSIMRCYKSPAVWTQGSQITANQIDIELKNKKIDRMKMNASAFLVGTEGDSTLFNQISGKNMVGFFNDNKLTRLNVIGNGESIYYPKEDSVTYTGMNRALCSNMTLTFKNNKVARVKMEKDIEGKLHPLDKIPEGEDKLKGFIWRVEERPVSKEDIYRKVAVKTVVDSTEKKNGRQIQQGEKKTSVLPAAPKKATIAPAKKESFTPRKER; translated from the coding sequence ATGAAATTCCGCATATTATTTCTACTGATTATATTCTTGTTTTGTGCAACGAACAATTTTGCACAAAAGAAAACTACACGCGTTCAAATTGAAAACTCTGATGATGCTGAATTCAGAATTAAGGAAGGAGTTTCTCACTTTGTAGGTAACTGCCGATTTAGACACGAAAATGCATTAATGTATTGTGATAGTGCAGATTACTTTGAAAAGGAAAACAGGTTAAATGCTTTCGGAAACGTACGCATTTTACAAGCTGATACTATCAACGTTACAGCCAAGCGACTGATTTACGATGGTAATACCCGTAGAGCCGAACTTTTTGAAAATGTAACGCTGACGGACGGAAAGGCTGTGCTTACCACTGAATATCTGCAATACGATATGGCGACGAGGATAGGAACCTATCCGAATTCAGGCAAAATTACCAACCAGCAAAATGTATTGACGAGCAATACCGGTTATTATTTTGTCGGTTCAAAAGATGCATTTTTTAGACACAATGTAAAAATTAATACACCTCAGACCGAAATTACCAGTGACACAATAAAGTACAATACCCAAAACCGTATTGCCAATTTCTTTGGGCCAACGCATATTAAAGGTAAAGACGATTATTTATATACCGAAAATGGCTGGTATAATACCTCTACTGATCAGGCAAAGTTTAACGAACGTTCTTTCTATCAATCAGGATCAAAAACCTTAAAAGGCGATACGTTGTATTACGACAGGAGAGCTGGGTATGGAAGAGCCGTCAAGAACGTTTACTTTATTGATACTGCCGACAAGGTGATCTTAACCGGAGGATATGGTCAGTATAACAAGCCATCTGAAATAGCTTATGTAACTAAAAGGGCACTGCTCTCCATTGTGCAGGAAAAAGATACCATCTTTTTAACGGCTGATACATTGAAAACAACACTTTCTGATCCGAAGCAAAAGTCTAATAAAAATGGTGAAATTTCAAAGGATACCACTGTTGTTACTAAAATTCAGAAAAAGGAGCAAGTTAATGCCGATGATGATATGCCTCCGATGGGACCAGGGATCACGGAGCCTATGAAGCCTGTTAGTAAAACAACTGATACGTTGAAAAGGGCGAATGAGGCAAAGAATGTAGCGGATAGCTTGCTGAAGAAAACAGATACAACAAAGGTTGTTAAAGAAGATACTACCCGTTATAGGATATTATATGCCTATAAAAACGTTCGCATGTATAAATCAGATTTACAGGCAGTAGCCGATTCGCTGGTTTATACTTACTCTGATTCAATTATGCGATGTTATAAATCGCCGGCTGTGTGGACGCAAGGCTCGCAAATAACAGCCAATCAAATTGATATCGAGCTGAAGAATAAAAAGATTGACCGGATGAAGATGAATGCTTCAGCTTTTCTGGTGGGTACGGAAGGAGATTCTACTTTGTTTAACCAAATAAGTGGTAAAAACATGGTGGGATTCTTCAATGACAATAAACTTACTCGCTTAAATGTTATTGGCAATGGCGAAAGTATCTATTACCCAAAGGAGGACTCTGTTACTTATACCGGAATGAATAGAGCCCTTTGTAGTAACATGACCTTAACATTTAAGAATAATAAAGTTGCCAGGGTGAAAATGGAAAAAGATATTGAAGGCAAATTGCACCCTTTGGACAAAATACCTGAGGGGGAAGACAAGCTTAAAGGGTTTATTTGGCGAGTTGAAGAGCGTCCGGTTTCTAAAGAGGATATTTATCGTAAGGTAGCGGTTAAGACGGTTGTTGATTCAACAGAAAAGAAGAATGGCCGTCAGATTCAGCAAGGAGAAAAGAAAACATCAGTACTTCCTGCAGCTCCTAAAAAAGCAACCATAGCCCCTGCTAAAAAGGAATCATTTACTCCTCGAAAGGAGCGATAA
- the tilS gene encoding tRNA lysidine(34) synthetase TilS — MYRLSDYLLPFKNFISTQGLFGPSDRVLLAVSGGVDSVVMARLFAAAHFNFGIAHCNFQLRGEDAEADAAFVSELAAELGVAYHQVRLNTTAYAEEKKVSVQMAARDLRYSWLRNIKEEYGYNCIAVGHHKNDTIETVLINLLRGTGLAGLHGILPKRDDIIRPLLFLTREEIEKVANQSDVHFREDVTNRSSKYLRNKLRNEVIPILKEINPDLEHTFSQTIEYLKESEDLVNLYLEEKKDELFQHRNNEILIGIEKLKQQKHLKALLFGLLKPFGFVASTVTEIIDALNAQPGKQFYSSTHKVLKDRTELILSKITTESQKYTIDDLFTARVEKNKSFGIPFSSAIGCFDYDKLTLPLEVRNWQHGDSFVPLGMKTHKKLSDFLIDLKIPLSEKEKVKVVLSGREIIWVAGYRINDRYKITPETKKIYILEFKK; from the coding sequence ATGTATAGGTTGTCTGATTATTTACTTCCATTTAAAAACTTTATAAGCACCCAAGGCTTATTTGGTCCTTCCGACAGAGTATTACTTGCCGTTAGTGGTGGCGTAGACTCCGTTGTGATGGCACGCTTATTTGCAGCGGCGCATTTTAATTTCGGGATTGCACACTGCAATTTTCAGTTGCGTGGAGAAGATGCGGAAGCAGATGCAGCATTCGTTTCAGAACTTGCGGCTGAACTGGGTGTTGCTTACCACCAGGTTCGACTCAATACTACTGCTTATGCCGAAGAGAAAAAGGTTTCTGTACAGATGGCAGCCCGTGATTTGCGTTATAGCTGGTTGCGTAATATTAAAGAAGAATACGGATATAACTGTATTGCTGTAGGACATCATAAAAATGACACAATTGAAACTGTGTTAATTAACCTTTTACGCGGCACCGGACTTGCCGGTTTACATGGAATTTTACCCAAAAGAGATGACATTATTCGCCCTTTGCTATTTCTAACCCGTGAAGAAATTGAAAAAGTAGCCAATCAAAGTGATGTTCATTTCCGTGAAGATGTCACCAACCGCTCTTCCAAATACTTGCGAAACAAATTACGTAATGAGGTTATTCCCATTTTAAAAGAAATTAACCCGGATTTAGAACACACCTTTTCACAAACAATTGAATATTTAAAGGAGAGCGAAGATTTAGTCAATCTTTACTTGGAAGAAAAGAAGGATGAATTATTTCAACATCGTAATAACGAAATATTAATCGGTATTGAAAAACTTAAGCAACAAAAGCACTTAAAAGCTTTATTATTTGGCTTACTAAAACCATTTGGCTTTGTGGCCAGCACTGTAACCGAAATAATTGATGCTTTAAATGCTCAACCCGGCAAGCAATTTTATTCTTCAACACATAAAGTATTAAAGGATAGAACCGAACTAATCCTATCAAAAATAACTACGGAGAGTCAAAAGTATACAATTGATGACTTGTTTACTGCACGAGTTGAGAAGAATAAATCATTTGGGATACCGTTTAGCAGTGCTATTGGCTGCTTTGATTATGATAAATTAACGCTTCCGCTTGAAGTTCGTAACTGGCAGCATGGCGACAGCTTTGTGCCTCTTGGCATGAAAACCCACAAAAAACTCAGTGACTTCCTTATTGATTTAAAAATACCCTTAAGTGAGAAAGAAAAAGTGAAGGTCGTTTTATCAGGGCGGGAAATTATCTGGGTGGCAGGCTACCGGATTAACGACCGCTATAAAATCACCCCTGAGACTAAAAAAATTTATATTTTGGAGTTCAAAAAATAG
- a CDS encoding UbiA family prenyltransferase, producing MSLKNTIKLLRFPFSFFLMPVFLLALSQAKLINWKGTILSFLILHLFIYPASNGYNSFMDKDEGSIGGLKHPPKPTQQLFYGSLILDSTGLLLSFLISPVFSVCVLLYILASRAYSYKGIRLKKYPYLGFLTVVIFQGGFSYLMAYIAVTHIEISHIITTELVALIACSTLIAGVYPLTQVYQHEEDIKHGDITISYKLGFRGTFIFSAIQFIITNILFFIYFNSAQKLNNFIILQLFFIPVAIYFVSWIVKVWNNPCKADFEHTMKMNLTASVCMNGCFIILSILNHFL from the coding sequence ATGTCCCTTAAAAACACTATTAAGCTCCTTCGCTTTCCTTTCTCATTCTTTTTAATGCCTGTCTTTTTACTTGCATTAAGCCAAGCAAAGCTTATTAATTGGAAAGGGACTATTTTATCCTTCTTAATACTTCATCTATTTATCTACCCTGCAAGCAATGGATACAACAGCTTTATGGATAAGGATGAAGGAAGCATTGGCGGCCTGAAACATCCTCCCAAGCCAACCCAACAACTTTTTTATGGTTCACTGATCCTTGATAGTACAGGCCTTCTGCTTTCATTTCTTATTTCTCCTGTGTTCTCTGTTTGTGTTTTACTCTACATTCTGGCTTCACGAGCGTACAGTTACAAAGGCATTCGGTTAAAGAAATATCCTTACCTGGGCTTTTTGACAGTTGTTATCTTTCAAGGTGGATTTTCTTATCTAATGGCCTATATTGCAGTTACTCATATTGAAATTTCGCATATAATAACCACTGAACTTGTGGCTTTAATTGCCTGCAGCACATTAATTGCAGGAGTATATCCCCTTACACAAGTGTATCAGCACGAAGAGGACATTAAACATGGCGACATCACCATCAGTTATAAACTAGGCTTTAGAGGAACCTTTATTTTTAGCGCTATCCAATTTATTATTACAAATATTCTGTTTTTCATTTACTTCAACTCGGCACAAAAATTAAATAACTTCATAATCCTGCAATTATTTTTTATTCCGGTTGCAATTTATTTCGTAAGTTGGATAGTGAAGGTTTGGAACAACCCTTGCAAGGCAGACTTTGAGCATACCATGAAAATGAACCTGACTGCCTCAGTGTGTATGAATGGCTGCTTTATTATTTTAAGCATACTAAATCACTTCTTATGA
- a CDS encoding type III polyketide synthase: protein MSIVISIGTSNPAFKHKQEDILQYMVDLLQPSMDERKLLSILYQRSGIKHRYSVLPEFSERYASHHTSFFDNVEEDASLESRMKIYHKHAGKLGLESATKCLNGRISPQEITHLITVSCTGLSAPGLDIELMEQFGLNPTIYRTSVNFMGCYAALHALKQADLICKADKNAKVLIVSVEVCTIHFQPKIDMDNLTANLLFADGAASALVCSDEIANEKNWKGMKIKNSYSEVHYNGKKDMAWQLSSNGFLMTLSNYIPDLVEKGIKNLVNQTLNLSNKAASEIKHWAIHPGGKRILEVIQKELALATSDLSSAFSVLENYGNMSSPTVLYVLKDILDNKLDITNEELVFAAGFGPGLTMESMLLSS, encoded by the coding sequence ATGAGCATTGTAATTTCAATTGGCACATCAAATCCGGCTTTTAAACACAAACAAGAAGACATTTTGCAGTACATGGTTGATTTACTGCAACCATCAATGGACGAGCGAAAACTGCTCAGCATCTTATACCAACGGAGTGGAATAAAGCATCGATATTCTGTTTTACCTGAATTTTCAGAACGATATGCCAGTCACCATACTTCATTTTTCGATAATGTAGAAGAAGATGCTTCACTGGAGTCTCGAATGAAAATTTACCATAAACATGCCGGTAAATTAGGCCTCGAATCTGCAACAAAATGCCTGAACGGACGGATAAGTCCACAAGAAATTACACACCTAATAACAGTTAGCTGTACGGGATTATCTGCACCGGGCTTAGACATTGAGTTAATGGAACAATTTGGCTTAAACCCAACGATTTATCGTACCTCTGTCAATTTTATGGGCTGCTATGCAGCTTTACATGCATTAAAACAAGCTGATTTAATTTGTAAAGCCGACAAGAATGCAAAAGTATTAATTGTTTCAGTTGAAGTTTGCACCATCCATTTTCAACCCAAAATCGACATGGATAATTTAACCGCCAATCTGTTATTTGCCGATGGGGCAGCCTCTGCGTTGGTTTGTTCGGATGAAATTGCAAATGAGAAAAACTGGAAGGGAATGAAAATAAAAAACAGTTATTCTGAGGTTCATTACAACGGAAAAAAAGACATGGCTTGGCAATTGTCTTCTAATGGTTTTTTAATGACCCTTAGCAACTATATCCCGGACTTGGTTGAAAAAGGCATAAAGAACTTGGTTAACCAAACCTTAAATCTAAGTAACAAAGCAGCCTCAGAAATAAAACATTGGGCCATTCATCCAGGCGGCAAGCGTATTCTTGAAGTAATTCAAAAGGAACTTGCTCTTGCAACCAGCGACCTTTCATCTGCATTCTCAGTGTTGGAAAATTATGGCAACATGTCCTCTCCCACTGTTCTGTATGTTTTAAAGGATATTTTAGACAACAAACTTGATATCACCAATGAAGAACTGGTTTTTGCAGCAGGTTTCGGACCAGGCTTAACAATGGAAAGCATGTTGTTATCTAGTTAG
- a CDS encoding methyltransferase domain-containing protein has protein sequence MQLNVRSYRKELLDSGNIPYHDLAKNLNELETINRFLGGHSITIKGLKKLITSKEPITILDLGSGGGDTLRAIALWARSNKVAVKLIGVDLKNECIHFAEKRSIQYPEISFIQSDFRDIELFNIQPDIIISSLFCHHLTNEEIIDLLKWMLKTARIGFVINDLHRHYMAYKSIALITALFSKSYLVKNDAKLSVARGFLKNEWKQLLALAGVGKRHLSWRWAFRHLIVVKNNDKN, from the coding sequence ATGCAATTAAACGTACGTTCATACCGTAAGGAATTGCTTGACAGCGGTAATATTCCGTACCATGACCTTGCTAAAAATTTAAATGAACTTGAAACCATCAACCGTTTTTTAGGAGGGCATTCTATTACCATAAAAGGCCTAAAAAAACTTATTACCAGTAAGGAACCAATAACAATTCTTGACCTTGGAAGCGGTGGAGGCGATACGTTACGGGCTATAGCACTTTGGGCTCGCAGCAACAAAGTCGCTGTAAAACTTATCGGCGTTGATCTAAAAAATGAATGTATTCATTTTGCAGAAAAAAGAAGCATACAGTACCCGGAGATCTCCTTTATACAGTCTGATTTCCGGGATATTGAACTTTTCAATATTCAACCTGATATTATAATTTCATCATTATTTTGCCATCACCTTACTAATGAGGAAATTATTGATCTTCTAAAATGGATGCTCAAAACTGCCCGTATAGGATTTGTCATTAATGACCTTCATCGGCATTACATGGCATATAAAAGTATAGCGTTGATAACTGCATTATTTTCAAAATCATATTTGGTAAAAAATGATGCTAAACTATCTGTAGCCCGTGGTTTTTTGAAAAATGAATGGAAGCAATTATTGGCATTGGCCGGAGTTGGAAAACGGCATTTATCATGGAGATGGGCTTTTAGGCATTTAATTGTGGTAAAAAACAATGATAAAAACTGA
- a CDS encoding NAD(P)/FAD-dependent oxidoreductase, translated as MIKTDFDLAIIGGGLAGLSTAIQMNKLGYEVILFEKETFPFHKVCGEYIAMESWDFLQGLGVPLENMQLPKITRLHISDCRGKLLAHKLNPGGFGISRYSLDNELHQLAKQSGVVVYDNTKVLAIDFYQGKSVIKTNSATFNAKVACGSWGKRANIDIKLRREFIHQPPKKNQHFIAVKYHVKTDFPDDLIELHNFENGYCGISTVENNMQCLCYLTTAYNLQQCNNDIKKLEKTYLAKNPHLNQYFQFSKFIFNEPLVISQISFASKEAINDHIFMVGDAAGMIAPLCGNGMSMALHGSKLVVPILDNLLKGNLNRLDAERQYASIWKAQFNSRLRTGRWFQQLFGRPLVTNTALRALNSFPSLTSSLIGLTHGKPF; from the coding sequence ATGATAAAAACTGATTTTGACCTTGCTATTATTGGTGGGGGATTGGCCGGTTTAAGCACCGCAATTCAAATGAACAAACTTGGTTATGAAGTTATTTTGTTTGAGAAAGAAACATTTCCATTCCACAAGGTTTGCGGTGAATATATTGCAATGGAATCCTGGGACTTTCTTCAAGGTTTGGGAGTTCCATTAGAAAACATGCAACTACCTAAAATTACCAGGTTGCATATTTCTGACTGCAGAGGTAAACTCCTGGCACATAAACTTAACCCAGGCGGATTTGGAATCAGCAGATATAGCCTTGATAATGAACTTCATCAACTCGCAAAGCAAAGCGGCGTTGTCGTCTACGATAACACAAAAGTTTTAGCCATTGATTTTTACCAAGGTAAAAGCGTAATTAAAACTAACTCCGCTACTTTCAATGCTAAAGTCGCCTGTGGATCATGGGGAAAAAGAGCCAATATTGATATAAAGTTGCGGCGAGAGTTCATTCATCAGCCCCCTAAAAAAAATCAGCATTTTATTGCAGTTAAATATCATGTTAAAACTGATTTTCCAGATGACCTAATAGAGTTACACAATTTTGAAAACGGATATTGTGGCATTTCTACAGTTGAGAACAACATGCAATGTTTATGCTACCTTACAACAGCCTACAATTTGCAGCAATGTAATAATGATATTAAAAAACTTGAAAAAACTTACCTGGCAAAAAATCCCCACTTGAATCAATACTTCCAGTTCTCCAAATTCATTTTTAATGAGCCATTAGTAATTTCACAAATTAGTTTTGCCTCGAAAGAAGCCATTAACGACCACATTTTCATGGTAGGAGATGCTGCTGGAATGATTGCCCCACTTTGTGGCAATGGCATGAGCATGGCCTTGCATGGATCAAAACTAGTAGTTCCTATTTTGGATAATTTACTCAAAGGGAATTTGAATCGATTGGATGCAGAGCGACAATACGCTTCGATTTGGAAGGCTCAGTTTAATTCCCGTTTACGTACAGGTCGTTGGTTTCAACAATTATTTGGTCGTCCTCTGGTAACAAATACAGCACTTAGAGCATTAAATAGTTTTCCTTCATTAACTTCATCCTTAATTGGCCTAACTCATGGAAAACCATTTTAA
- a CDS encoding MFS transporter: protein MQTNQPKTKIWEVIFASSAGTLIEWYDFYIFGSLSLIIAEKFFPASNPTLAYISTLATFAVGFVVRPFGALVFGRLGDLVGRKYTFLLTLLLMGGSTFAIGLVPSYQQIGIFAPIIVLLLRLVQGLALGGEYGGAATYVAEHSPQNQQGYYTSFIQTTATLGLFLSLGVILLTRLSLSPESFNAWGWRVPFLLSVFLVIMSYYIRIRLQESPLFTQLKTEGKVSKNPLKESFGEKENLKMVMLALFGATMGQGVVWYTGQFYALSFLQKTMNVEFVQSNLIIAIALLLGTPFFIYFGKLSDKLGRKKIMMAGMLIAAIAYYPIYKTMDNTVNPDLKTELAFKRKVQYSTVQRADGQSGRQAIETRFYDDETVIKETRITLPGSAAATDLELKKEVTLGIGNIIRLIFLVLIQVIFVTMVYGPIAAFLVELFPTRIRYTSMSLPYHVGNGIVGGILPTIATLLVYSTGNHFAGLIYPITVALICFTVGCLFIKEKNGIEANVKENVMSETV, encoded by the coding sequence ATGCAAACAAATCAACCAAAAACCAAAATTTGGGAAGTTATTTTCGCTTCCTCCGCCGGAACACTCATAGAGTGGTACGACTTTTACATTTTCGGCAGTTTATCATTAATCATTGCTGAAAAATTTTTCCCTGCATCTAATCCTACGCTTGCTTACATTTCTACCCTCGCCACTTTTGCTGTAGGGTTTGTTGTTCGTCCGTTTGGAGCTTTAGTATTCGGTCGCCTTGGTGATTTGGTAGGAAGAAAATATACTTTTTTGCTAACACTACTGTTAATGGGAGGATCCACCTTTGCAATAGGTTTGGTTCCTTCTTATCAGCAAATAGGAATTTTCGCACCAATAATTGTTTTGTTATTACGTTTGGTGCAAGGGCTTGCTCTGGGCGGGGAGTATGGTGGGGCAGCAACTTATGTAGCAGAGCATTCTCCCCAAAATCAACAGGGATATTATACCAGTTTTATTCAAACTACGGCAACATTAGGTTTATTCCTCTCTCTTGGTGTAATTCTTTTAACACGTTTGAGCTTATCTCCAGAATCCTTTAATGCTTGGGGTTGGCGAGTTCCGTTTTTATTGTCGGTGTTTTTGGTGATTATGTCCTATTATATTCGCATCCGCTTACAAGAATCACCATTGTTTACTCAACTTAAAACTGAAGGCAAGGTATCTAAAAATCCATTGAAAGAAAGTTTTGGAGAAAAGGAAAACCTTAAAATGGTGATGTTGGCTTTGTTTGGAGCTACAATGGGACAGGGAGTGGTATGGTACACAGGCCAGTTTTATGCTCTTTCTTTCTTGCAAAAAACCATGAACGTTGAGTTCGTGCAGTCGAACCTCATTATTGCAATAGCGTTATTATTAGGGACACCCTTTTTTATATACTTCGGTAAATTATCCGATAAATTGGGGCGTAAAAAGATAATGATGGCAGGTATGCTGATAGCAGCCATCGCTTATTATCCTATTTACAAAACAATGGATAATACCGTAAACCCAGATTTAAAAACAGAGTTAGCCTTTAAGCGTAAGGTTCAATACAGTACAGTTCAACGCGCTGATGGACAGTCGGGTCGACAGGCAATTGAAACCCGGTTTTATGATGATGAAACTGTTATAAAAGAAACTCGTATTACTTTACCCGGTTCGGCTGCAGCTACCGATCTGGAGTTAAAAAAAGAAGTAACCTTAGGTATTGGTAATATCATCAGGCTTATTTTTTTGGTGTTGATTCAGGTGATTTTTGTGACAATGGTTTACGGTCCGATTGCGGCATTTTTGGTGGAACTGTTTCCAACTCGTATTCGTTACACTTCTATGTCTTTGCCATATCACGTTGGTAATGGTATAGTTGGAGGCATTTTGCCTACCATTGCTACTTTGCTGGTGTATTCAACCGGAAACCATTTTGCGGGCTTAATTTATCCGATAACTGTTGCTTTAATATGTTTTACAGTTGGCTGTTTGTTCATTAAAGAAAAAAACGGAATAGAGGCAAACGTTAAAGAGAATGTAATGAGTGAAACGGTATAA